One window of Bos indicus isolate NIAB-ARS_2022 breed Sahiwal x Tharparkar chromosome 18, NIAB-ARS_B.indTharparkar_mat_pri_1.0, whole genome shotgun sequence genomic DNA carries:
- the SRRM5 gene encoding serine/arginine repetitive matrix protein 5: MPSPPTRAPKPSTSPAPTGPPMPTASPKPPASLKTPKSAVPNSPSASTKPSTAPTSVTSPSRSKSPKWAKTKTAPSNQPSHKSRVHSQARTPSKASTDTRASTDTRVSKASKASGVRCPQHRGTRSRGRTPGRKGSRSSKRSANRASTPSRIKTQGARPGMPSKVRTPTSQQKQGMGKSYSRPRTSNQERSESQPRSVSRKKSYSSPGASDMGKSSSPAATSSRAKSYSPTRTPFEETGYSQSPSSSRRVKSYSQMITPSREWSYSPTEAFSKVESYNQDSMPSRPQSHSRSSSPSRPQSHSRSRTPRRARSHSQERAYSRVRSHSWKRNHSRARSRTRKGTPSQMGRQSQSRIRSKGTNYNQSRTPRKERSHSQSRSHSKESGYRRSRTHSKERGRIWSRTPSKERDHSRSRTPSEERDHSRSRTPSKEREYSQTRTLSKERYYSRSRTPRRERDHRRSRTSSKGRDHSQPRTPSKERDHSQTRTSRKERDHRRSRTSSKGRDHSQSRTPSKGRDHSQPRPSSKERDHRRSRTSSKGRDHSQPRPSSKERDHRRSRTSSKGRDHSQSRTPSKGRDHSQPRPSSKERDHRRSRTSSKGRDHGRSRTPVKKRDHSRTRMSNQESDPNKESNSSQSTTHSSLSRKGSPSRAQSPNGKRTPSETRNHSQSRFLSRAPVPNQDDTQADTTASKAVSPGERSSSSSSKLA, translated from the coding sequence ATGCCTTCTCCACCTACAAGAGCCCCAAAGCCCAGCACATCTCCGGCACCCACTGGACCCCCGATGCCCACAGCATCTCCCAAGCCTCCCGCCTCCTTGAAGACCCCCAAATCGGCAGTGCCCAACAGCCCCTCGGCATCCACCAAACCGTCCACAGCCCCCACCTCAGTTACAAGCCCAAGCCGTTCCAAATCTCCCAAATGGGCGAAGACCAAGACAGCCCCTTCTAACCAGCCCAGCCACAAGTCGCGAGTCCACAGCCAGGCACGCACGCCCAGCAAAGCCAGCACCGACACCCGGGCCAGCACCGACACCAGGGTCAGCAAGGCCAGCAAGGCCAGCGGGGTAAGATGCCCCCAGCACCGAGGCACCCGCAGCCGGGGCAGAACTCCTGGCAGAAAGGGAAGCCGCAGCTCCAAGCGGTCAGCCAACAGGGCCAGCACGCCAAGCAGGATAAAAACTCAAGGTGCCAGACCAGGCATGCCCAGCAAGGTGAGAACTCCTACTTCCCAGCAAAAACAGGGTATGGGGAAGAGTTACAGCCGGCCTAGAACCAGCAACCAGGAAAGGAGTGAGAGCCAGCCTAGAAGTGTGAGCCGAAAGAAGAGCTACAGCTCCCCAGGAGCCTCTGATATGGGAAAGAGTTCCAGCCCAGCAGCAACCTCCAGCAGGGCAAAGAGTTACAGCCCTACTCGAACTCCCTTCGAGGAGACAGGTTACAGTCAGTCTCCATCATCGTCGCGGAGGGTGAAGAGTTACAGTCAGATGATTACCCCCAGCAGGGAATGGAGTTACAGCCCGACTGAAGCGTTCAGCAAGGTCGAGAGTTACAACCAGGATAGTATGCCCAGCCGGCCCCAAAGTCACAGCCGGTCTAGCAGCCCCAGCCGGCCCCAAAGTCACAGCCGGTCGAGAACGCCCAGAAGGGCAAGAAGTCACAGTCAGGAGAGGGCCTACAGCAGGGTGAGAAGTCACAGTTGGAAGAGAAATCACAGCAGGGCAAGAAGTCGTACCCGGAAGGGAACTCCCAGTCAGATGGGAAGACAAAGTCAGTCAAGAATCCGCAGCAAGGGGACAAATTATAACCAATCTAGAACccccagaaaggaaagaagtcacAGCCAGTCTAGAAGCCACAGCAAGGAGAGCGGTTACAGGCGATCTAGAACTCACAGCAAGGAGAGAGGTCGCATATGGTCTAGAACCCCCAGCAAAGAAAGAGACCACAGCCGATCTAGGACCCCCAGTGAAGAGAGAGACCACAGTCGATCCAGAACCCCCAGCAAGGAGAGAGAATACAGCCAAACTAGAACCCTCAGCAAGGAAAGATATTACAGCCGATCTAGAACccccagaagagagagagatcacAGACGATCTCGAACCTCCAGCAAGGGGAGAGATCACAGCCAACCTAGAACCCCCAGCAAGGAGAGAGATCACAGCCAAACTAGAACCtccagaaaagagagagatcaCAGACGATCTCGAACCTCCAGCAAGGGGAGAGATCACAGCCAATCTAGAACCCCCAGCAAGGGGAGAGATCACAGCCAACCTAGACCCTCCAGCAAGGAGAGAGATCACAGACGATCTCGAACCTCCAGCAAGGGGAGAGATCACAGCCAACCTAGACCCTCCAGCAAGGAGAGAGATCACAGACGATCTCGAACCTCCAGCAAGGGGAGAGATCACAGCCAATCTAGAACCCCCAGCAAGGGGAGAGATCACAGCCAACCTAGACCCTCCAGCAAGGAGAGAGATCACAGACGATCTCGAACCTCCAGCAAGGGGAGAGATCACGGCCGATCTAGAACTCCTGTAAAGAAGAGAGACCATAGCCGAACCAGAATGTCCAACCAAGAAAGTGACCCCAACAAGGAGAGCAATTCCAGCCAATCTACAACCCACAGCAGTCTCAGCAGGAAGGGATCCCCTagcagagcacagagtcctaatggGAAGAGAACACCTAGCGAGACAAGGAACCACTCGCAGTCAAGATTTCTTAGCAGAGCCCCAGTCCCAAATCAGGATGATACACAAGCCGACACTACCGCCTCTAAGGCTGTCTCACCTGGAGAAAGGTCCTCATCATCTTCTTCCAAGCTGGCGTAG